From a single Vibrio tubiashii genomic region:
- the ppk1 gene encoding polyphosphate kinase 1, with protein MSAEKLYIEKELSWLSFNERVLQEAADKSVPLIERIRFLGIFSNNLDEFYKVRFADVKRRILINQERGINDNSKHLLTKMQTKALRLNERFDELYAELIRDMARHRIFLVNETQLNETQQNWVRKYFRKQVLPHITPLMMRDDIDVLQFLKDEYAYIAVDLRSGEQSQYALIEVPTDHLPRFVMVPEQKRKHRKTIILLDNIIRYCLDELFSGFFDYDELNGYAMKMTRDAEYDLNYEVEHSLIEQMSEGVNQRLTAMPVRFIYERDMPQAMLDFLCRKLKVSNYDSLIPGGRYHNFKDFIDFPNVGRDYLENKPLPPMACADFSGYANKFDAIKAQDILLHYPYHTFEHISEWVRQASFDPKVLSIKINIYRVAKDSRLMNSLIDAVHNGKAVTVVVELQARFDEEANIEWSKVLTEAGVHVIFGVPGLKIHSKLLLISRREEDEIVRYAHIGTGNFHETNARIYTDFSLLTADSELTNEVRGVFNYIENPYRPIKFHHLIVSPRNSRKQLYRLIDNEIANAEQGLKAELTLKANNLVDKGLVNKLYEASGAGVNIRMIIRGMCSLVPGVEGVSDNIKIISIVDRFLEHPRVMITHNNGDPQVYISSADWMTRNIDHRIEVATPIRDERLKQRIIDIINIHFTDTVKARWIDKEMSNSYVARGNRKKVRSQIAIYDYLKNIEKQTKNQKRKEPLIKHDLGHS; from the coding sequence ATGAGCGCAGAGAAACTGTATATTGAAAAGGAATTAAGTTGGCTCTCTTTCAATGAGCGCGTCTTACAAGAAGCCGCAGATAAAAGCGTACCTTTAATCGAAAGGATCCGTTTTCTTGGCATATTTTCCAATAACTTAGATGAGTTTTACAAAGTTCGCTTTGCCGATGTAAAACGCCGAATTCTGATCAATCAAGAACGTGGAATAAACGATAATTCCAAACACTTGTTGACCAAGATGCAGACCAAAGCGCTACGACTCAATGAGCGTTTCGATGAGCTATACGCCGAGCTTATCCGCGATATGGCAAGGCATAGAATCTTTTTAGTCAATGAGACTCAGCTCAACGAAACTCAACAAAATTGGGTAAGAAAATACTTCCGCAAACAAGTTCTGCCTCACATCACCCCACTGATGATGCGTGATGATATTGATGTGCTGCAGTTTCTAAAAGATGAATATGCCTACATTGCCGTTGATTTGCGTAGTGGTGAACAAAGTCAGTATGCGTTGATTGAAGTCCCGACCGATCACCTACCTCGTTTTGTGATGGTGCCAGAACAAAAGCGCAAGCATCGTAAAACCATCATCTTACTCGATAATATTATTCGCTACTGTTTAGATGAGTTGTTCAGCGGATTCTTCGACTACGACGAACTCAACGGCTATGCGATGAAGATGACACGCGATGCTGAATATGATCTTAACTATGAAGTCGAACACAGCTTAATTGAGCAAATGTCTGAAGGGGTCAACCAACGTTTAACTGCCATGCCGGTCAGGTTCATCTACGAGCGAGATATGCCTCAAGCTATGCTCGACTTTCTATGTAGAAAACTCAAGGTATCCAATTATGACAGCTTAATTCCAGGTGGACGCTACCATAACTTTAAAGACTTTATCGACTTTCCTAATGTAGGAAGAGACTACTTAGAAAACAAACCATTACCGCCAATGGCATGTGCTGACTTTAGCGGATATGCCAATAAATTTGATGCCATAAAGGCGCAGGACATCTTGCTGCACTACCCCTACCACACTTTTGAGCATATCAGTGAATGGGTACGCCAAGCTTCGTTCGACCCTAAGGTGCTGAGTATTAAGATCAACATCTATCGTGTCGCCAAGGACTCACGTCTAATGAACTCGCTGATTGACGCGGTTCATAATGGCAAAGCGGTGACTGTTGTCGTTGAGCTGCAAGCACGCTTTGATGAAGAGGCGAATATCGAGTGGTCAAAAGTACTCACAGAAGCTGGCGTTCATGTCATATTTGGCGTTCCGGGGCTGAAGATTCACTCCAAACTACTGCTCATTAGCCGCCGAGAAGAGGACGAGATTGTTCGTTACGCGCACATCGGAACCGGTAATTTTCACGAAACAAATGCGCGAATCTATACCGACTTTTCTCTGCTCACCGCGGACTCAGAGCTGACCAACGAGGTTCGTGGGGTATTCAACTACATAGAAAATCCTTACCGACCGATTAAGTTTCACCACTTGATCGTTTCACCGCGCAACTCGCGTAAACAACTTTACCGCCTGATAGACAATGAAATCGCTAATGCAGAGCAAGGTCTTAAAGCAGAGCTAACTCTCAAAGCGAATAACTTAGTCGATAAGGGCTTGGTCAATAAACTCTACGAAGCCAGTGGGGCTGGGGTCAACATTCGCATGATCATTCGCGGGATGTGCTCTTTAGTTCCTGGGGTCGAAGGTGTCAGTGACAACATCAAGATCATCAGTATTGTTGATCGATTCTTAGAGCATCCAAGGGTTATGATTACCCACAATAACGGTGACCCACAGGTTTACATTTCTTCAGCAGATTGGATGACACGTAATATTGACCATCGCATTGAGGTCGCAACCCCTATTCGTGACGAACGTCTTAAACAGCGTATTATTGATATCATTAACATCCACTTTACCGATACAGTGAAGGCGAGATGGATCGATAAAGAAATGAGTAATAGCTACGTAGCGCGCGGAAACCGAAAGAAAGTTCGCTCACAAATTGCCATTTACGACTATCTTAAAAATATAGAAAAACAAACTAAGAATCAGAAACGTAAAGAGCCGTTAATAAAACATGACCTCGGACATTCGTGA